One Bacillus sp. FJAT-45350 genomic window carries:
- a CDS encoding D-alanyl-D-alanine carboxypeptidase family protein, giving the protein MVTNLLLISPSQASANFDLEAESAILVDANTGKILFEKYADAMLPIASMTKMMSEYLILEAVHTGRIEWEQTVPISDFVRQLSLYTSLSNVPLRQDETYTVRELYESVAIYSANASTIAIAELIAGSETNFVKMMNDKAEELGLGEYEFVNTTGLNNKDLLGQHPGGTGPEAENKLTARATAKLAFYLVNDYPEVLETASIPTKVFKEGTEDAIDMLNWNWMLPGIVAQHDYQGMDGLKTGYTSQAGNAFTGTAVRNDMRLISVVMRTDSRDARFNETRKLLDYGFNNFSIQEIIPSGYQVEGYEVLEVTAGKEKEVSIKTEDSLSVLVRNGEEESYEPLLVLDSSILNDDGSLQAPVDANEVVGKVTLDYKGEQSYGYIVSDSSEEVSVVTEQAVDKANWFTRTMRAIGGFFSGIWSSASETVKGWF; this is encoded by the coding sequence ATGGTTACAAATTTGCTTTTGATTTCTCCATCTCAAGCTAGTGCAAACTTTGATTTAGAGGCTGAATCAGCTATATTAGTTGATGCAAATACAGGTAAAATCTTATTTGAAAAATATGCCGATGCCATGCTTCCGATTGCAAGTATGACGAAAATGATGAGTGAGTATTTAATTTTGGAGGCTGTTCATACAGGAAGAATTGAATGGGAACAAACGGTTCCAATTAGTGATTTTGTTCGTCAACTATCACTATATACATCTCTTTCAAATGTACCATTAAGACAGGATGAGACGTATACAGTTAGAGAGCTGTATGAGTCCGTTGCTATTTATTCAGCAAATGCTTCAACAATTGCGATAGCTGAGTTAATCGCTGGTTCGGAAACAAACTTTGTTAAAATGATGAATGATAAAGCCGAAGAGCTTGGTCTAGGTGAATATGAATTTGTCAATACAACGGGGTTAAATAATAAAGATTTACTTGGCCAGCATCCAGGTGGTACAGGCCCAGAAGCAGAGAACAAGCTTACAGCTCGTGCAACTGCAAAGTTAGCATTTTATCTAGTAAATGACTATCCAGAAGTACTAGAGACAGCTAGTATCCCTACTAAAGTGTTTAAAGAAGGTACAGAGGATGCTATCGACATGTTGAACTGGAACTGGATGTTACCTGGAATTGTAGCCCAGCATGATTATCAAGGGATGGATGGTTTAAAAACAGGTTATACAAGTCAAGCCGGTAATGCATTTACTGGAACAGCAGTAAGGAATGATATGAGACTAATCTCAGTTGTTATGAGAACTGACTCAAGAGATGCGAGATTTAACGAAACAAGAAAGCTTTTAGATTATGGATTTAATAATTTCTCAATTCAAGAAATAATTCCTTCAGGATATCAAGTCGAAGGTTATGAAGTGCTAGAAGTAACTGCAGGTAAGGAAAAAGAGGTTTCTATTAAGACAGAGGATTCTCTATCTGTATTAGTTAGAAATGGTGAAGAAGAGAGTTATGAGCCATTGCTTGTTTTAGATTCATCGATATTAAATGATGATGGTTCACTTCAAGCACCCGTGGATGCAAATGAGGTTGTCGGTAAGGTAACACTTGACTATAAGGGAGAACAATCTTACGGATATATCGTGTCTGACTCTTCAGAAGAAGTAAGTGTCGTGACAGAGCAAGCAGTTGATAAAGCAAATTGGTTTACTAGAACGATGAGAGCCATTGGTGGATTTTTCTCTGGTATTTGGTCAAGTGCATCAGAAACAGTGAAAGGCTGGTTCTAA
- the pdxT gene encoding pyridoxal 5'-phosphate synthase glutaminase subunit PdxT, whose translation MVKIGVLALQGAVQEHVKCLQAPETEIVVVKKVEQLDELDGLVLPGGESTTMRRLIDKYGFFEPLKQFAADGKPVFGTCAGLILMAKHLVGQDNGHLELIDMTVQRNAFGRQRESFECDLIVEGVGEDIRAVFIRAPLIVEVGEDVQILSKFKDEIVVARQGQFLACSFHPELTDDHRFHQFFVSMVKESKKNGVSI comes from the coding sequence ATGGTTAAGATAGGAGTTCTAGCATTACAGGGCGCTGTACAAGAACATGTCAAGTGTTTACAAGCACCTGAAACAGAAATAGTAGTCGTTAAAAAGGTTGAGCAGCTAGATGAACTTGACGGCTTAGTTTTACCTGGTGGAGAAAGTACGACAATGCGTCGTTTAATTGATAAGTACGGTTTTTTCGAACCATTAAAGCAATTTGCTGCAGATGGTAAGCCAGTCTTTGGTACATGTGCAGGTTTGATTTTAATGGCAAAACACTTAGTTGGACAAGATAATGGACATTTAGAGTTAATCGATATGACAGTACAAAGAAATGCCTTTGGTCGTCAACGTGAGAGCTTTGAGTGTGATTTAATTGTTGAAGGTGTTGGCGAAGACATTCGTGCTGTCTTCATTAGAGCCCCTCTTATTGTTGAGGTTGGGGAAGACGTACAAATTCTTTCGAAATTTAAAGATGAGATTGTCGTAGCACGTCAAGGACAATTTCTAGCATGTTCCTTCCATCCAGAATTAACAGATGACCACCGTTTCCATCAATTCTTTGTTAGTATGGTTAAGGAATCAAAGAAGAACGGTGTAAGTATATAA
- the pdxS gene encoding pyridoxal 5'-phosphate synthase lyase subunit PdxS, whose translation MVQTGTDRVKRGMAEMQKGGVIMDVVNAEQAKIAEEAGAVAVMALERVPADIRAAGGVARMADPTIVEDVMNAVSIPVMAKARIGHIVEARILESLGVDYIDESEVLTPADEVYHLNKNDFTVPFVCGARDIGEASRRIGEGASMLRTKGEPGTGNIVEAVRHMRMVQAQIRKVISMSTDELMTEAKNTGAPYEVLLQIKEAGKLPVVNFAAGGIATPADAALMMQLGADGVFVGSGIFKSDNPEKFARAIVEATTHYEDYALIAELSKNLGSAMKGIEISSLQPSERMQDRGW comes from the coding sequence ATGGTACAGACAGGAACTGATCGAGTAAAACGTGGAATGGCAGAAATGCAAAAGGGTGGCGTCATCATGGACGTTGTAAACGCAGAACAAGCAAAGATTGCTGAAGAAGCAGGTGCAGTTGCAGTTATGGCTCTTGAGCGTGTACCAGCTGATATTCGTGCAGCAGGTGGAGTAGCTCGTATGGCTGATCCTACAATTGTTGAAGATGTTATGAATGCAGTTTCAATCCCAGTTATGGCAAAAGCACGTATTGGTCATATTGTTGAAGCAAGAATTTTAGAATCTTTAGGTGTAGACTATATCGATGAGAGTGAAGTGCTTACACCTGCCGATGAAGTTTACCACTTAAACAAAAATGACTTCACAGTACCATTTGTTTGTGGAGCTAGAGATATAGGTGAAGCATCTCGTCGTATTGGTGAAGGAGCTTCAATGCTTCGTACTAAAGGTGAGCCAGGAACAGGAAACATCGTAGAAGCTGTTCGTCATATGCGTATGGTTCAAGCTCAAATTCGCAAAGTTATTTCTATGTCTACAGACGAGTTAATGACTGAAGCTAAAAACACAGGAGCTCCTTATGAAGTATTACTTCAAATTAAAGAAGCTGGTAAGTTACCTGTAGTAAACTTTGCAGCTGGTGGTATTGCTACACCTGCAGATGCTGCATTAATGATGCAGTTAGGTGCAGACGGTGTATTCGTAGGTTCTGGTATCTTTAAATCAGATAACCCAGAGAAATTCGCTCGTGCGATTGTAGAAGCTACTACTCATTATGAAGATTATGCTCTAATCGCAGAACTATCTAAAAATCTAGGTTCAGCTATGAAAGGAATTGAAATTTCTTCTCTTCAACCATCTGAACGTATGCAAGATCGTGGTTGGTAA